Genomic DNA from Triticum dicoccoides isolate Atlit2015 ecotype Zavitan chromosome 4B, WEW_v2.0, whole genome shotgun sequence:
GTGACACATTACTTTTGCAAAATATATAGATGTGTTTTTTTTTCTAATGAAACATCTAGCTGAATCTGTAGCCACATATATAGAGCTCTTCAGCCAATTAATAGGTTCAGTGTAAAGAAAAACTTCAGCAACACGAACATATATAGAGCTCTTCAGCCAGTTGATAGGTCTAGTGTACAGAAAAAGTTCAGCGGCACAACAACAGTAGTATAGCAGCAACAATGGTAGCATAGTAGCAGTAGCAATGACAGTAGTAATATACATAATTTTAGTGTAAAGTCAAACAACAACAGTAGTAGCAGCATTAGTGCTAGCACAAAATACAGAAGTTTGATAGGAGCACTTCAGTATCTGACTCTTACGAGACCTAACATTTCTTTTTCTGTTAACAAAGTATGCTAGTTTCTTAACTACTATTCATTTGACTGTTGCCAAGCGTATAGTAAGATATGTGAAAATACTTTGAGCATTGGTCTAAACTTCAGCAAATCAGCTTCGCCAACGCACTCATGCCACCGAGATGTACGTGCGCGCTCGTAGACGCCACTGCAACGCCATGCTCTTGAACTAATATATGCCTTTTTTGTTGTTGAAAGTATTTTTGTTTAATTTGTAGTATTTATTTTCTTGACGACACACAGCGGGGTGCACTATCCAGTGCACCATGACCTAGTTTCACCTGTTGCACCGCTGAGCCGGGCACCATCACCAAGTTTCACCTGCTGCACTGCCGAGCCCCGAGCGTGTGACGGAGGCAACACACATGCATAAAGCGCGACAGAGTGCACCAACCACACACGCTTCCCCGCATGGCCGGGCCGGCCGGCCGGGTCTTTTTCTTTGCCTCCCACCTAAGAAAGGTTCCGGTTCGCTGCCATTAGCACTGTATATACCACCGTGCTCCGTCTACTGTATGCATAGAGAGCAGTATCTAGCTAGATCAGGTAGCTTTAGTAGACACCCTTTGTCACATATTCCGGCTGTTCCATGAAGTGTCCTTTCATATCTTTGGTAATCGTTACGCCGCCGCCGTTCGACTACACCAAAGTACTTAGCACACACGTACGTATATGCATATGTTGTTGGAGTAGCTATACGATTCCATGTAAAGCCAGCCTTGCTCGATCAGTTGCTACGTACAGAATGTGCTGCATGGTACGTTGCTACGTATTTTCCTACCGATGTACGCAAGGCCTCCCCGGCTTCCCCATCCCTCTATATAGCGGGAAACCAGCAAGCTGGGTGAGCTACGAAGTCTAATAAAATGGAGAAGGCGCCGTCCATCGGCTCCAGCAGCTGGGTGATGGAGATGGAGAGGACGATCGGCGACATCGACCCGGCGGTGGAGATGGCGCGCTGGAAGCGGCACTCCATCTACCTCGTCCCCGAGCGGATCAAGAACCTGCACAACACCAAGGCGTACCGGCCGGAGCTCGTCTCCCTTGGCCCCTTCCACCACGGCGAGCCTGACCTGCTccccatggaggagcacaagcgccGCGCCGTGGTACACCTCGTCAAGCGCTCCGGGAGGCCGCTGCGGGAGTTCGTCAACGCCGTGGCGGAGGTCACGCCGCAGCTACAGGAGGCGTACAAGGACCTCGGCGCCGAGTGGCGCGGGGACGACAACCGGCAGCGGTTCGTGGAGCTCATGCTCACCGACGGCTGCTTCCTGGTGGAAGCCATGAGGATGGACGCGCTGCGGGGGAAGGTGCAGGGGGACTACGCGCCCAACGACCCCGTCTTTAGTCAGTACGGTTACCTCTACTTGTGGCTGTATATCCAGTCAGACATGGTCGTCATGGAGAACCAGCTGCCTCTGCTTCTTCTCCACAGGCTATTCCTTGTTCTCGATCATGACAAATATCAGGTCCGTACTGCTCTCCTTAATTACCTCCATATCCATTCATTACTTTTTTCTcatattttttattttcatttatttCATATGAAAATGCATTTAGATcactagtgatctaaacgctcttatatttcttacgGAGGGAGTACCACCATTTAGATTAACATGTATCAAAATAGGCGGTTCAGACTGCAATGTACTAAATTTTTTGTAGGTGCACACATACCATCATATCACTGAGCTGTTAAAAGTCAATAAAATGTAAATGTGTATGTGTGTCGATGGTAGGTCGTCATACCTATAATCACGATCAACATTGCATGATGAAATTTTAAAAATACAACGCATAATGCACGTTAGCTGTAACCCTCTATATATGTCAACTTTCCTACAGGATGCTCGAGAGATAAGAAAGTTGGTGCTTGATTCCCTCTGTCCTTGGCGCCGACATGTGGTTGATATAAACCCTCGAGGGCTCCACCCCCTGGACATCTTACACCAAAGCCTTACCCACGACGACCACCAAGATCGCAGAGGATCAAAGGCGTATGTCATGCCCTCCGCGATGGAGATTTATGAAGCAGGAATCCATTTCAAGGTGAGCGATACCGACAGCCTCCTCGATGTCCACTTCGAGCATGGCGTGCTAAGCATGCCGGCGGTTAGGGTCAACGAAGGCACCGAGAAGAGGTTCCTCAATCTAATGGCATTCGAACGGCTCCACCCTTCTGCTGGCAATGCCGTGACGGCCTACGTGATCTTCATGGACAACATGATTAGCTCAGCCAAGGATGTGGCCCTACTCAGATCTAAGATGATTATCGAGAGTGGGTTGGGCAGcgatgaagaggtcgccaagctcctAAACAACACGCTAAACAAGGGAGGAGTGATGAGCCCGTCTAGTAGGCTCCACGATGTGCAGCGACAGGTGAATGCCCACTGCAGGAAGAGATGGAACAGGTGGCGGGCTAACTTCATACAAACCTACTTGAGAAACCCTTGGGTGTTCATTTCCCTCGTCGCCACCGTTATTCTACTAGTTGCCACACTTTTGCAGACCTTCTATACGGTTGCACCCTTTTACAAGCTCATATCCTAGTAGTAGTAAGTTAGTATGCCATCCCCGCCAAATTATAGTGCATATAAGTTTTTTTTTTCAAAGACAAACTTTGTAAACTGTGACTGAATTTATACTAAATAAACATTTACATACAAAATGTACACCATATATAAATATAGTGCTATTGGTTTGGTATAGAAAAT
This window encodes:
- the LOC119292502 gene encoding UPF0481 protein At3g47200-like, producing MKCPFISLVIVTPPPFDYTKNVLHATKSNKMEKAPSIGSSSWVMEMERTIGDIDPAVEMARWKRHSIYLVPERIKNLHNTKAYRPELVSLGPFHHGEPDLLPMEEHKRRAVVHLVKRSGRPLREFVNAVAEVTPQLQEAYKDLGAEWRGDDNRQRFVELMLTDGCFLVEAMRMDALRGKVQGDYAPNDPVFSQYGYLYLWLYIQSDMVVMENQLPLLLLHRLFLVLDHDKYQDAREIRKLVLDSLCPWRRHVVDINPRGLHPLDILHQSLTHDDHQDRRGSKAYVMPSAMEIYEAGIHFKVSDTDSLLDVHFEHGVLSMPAVRVNEGTEKRFLNLMAFERLHPSAGNAVTAYVIFMDNMISSAKDVALLRSKMIIESGLGSDEEVAKLLNNTLNKGGVMSPSSRLHDVQRQVNAHCRKRWNRWRANFIQTYLRNPWVFISLVATVILLVATLLQTFYTVAPFYKLIS